A genome region from Physeter macrocephalus isolate SW-GA chromosome 4, ASM283717v5, whole genome shotgun sequence includes the following:
- the GJA8 gene encoding gap junction alpha-8 protein, translated as MGDWSFLGNILEEVNEHSTVIGRVWLTVLFIFRILILGTAAELVWGDEQSDFVCNTQQPGCENVCYDEAFPISHIRLWVLQIIFVSTPSLVYVGHAVHHIRMEEKRKERAAEELCQGSPGNGGGERAPPPADQGSIKKGSSCSKGAKKFRLEGTVLRTYVCHIIFKTLFEVGFIVGHYFLYGFRILPLYRCSRWPCPNVVDCFVSRPTEKTIFILFMLSMASVSLFLNILEVSYLGLKRIRSAFKKPVEQPLGEIPEKSLHSIAVSSIQKAKGYQLLEEEKIVSHYFPFTEVGMAEASPLSAKPSSQFEEKMGTSPLGDLSRAYQETLPSYAQVGGQEGEEEGQPAEAGAEPEAREKRQEADRVSTGGQEPLAVLEGENVETPEVGKEVEKEELTPEKLSKQGLPPEKAPSLCPELSGDDTRPLSRLSKASSRARSDDLTV; from the coding sequence ATGGGCGACTGGAGTTTCCTGGGGAACATCCTGGAGGAGGTGAATGAGCACTCCACGGTCATCGGCCGCGTGTGGCTCACGGTGCTTTTCATCTTCCGGATCCTCATCCTTGGCACGGCCGCGGAGCTCGTGTGGGGGGATGAGCAGTCCGACTTCGTGTGCAACACCCAGCAGCCAGGCTGCGAGAATGTCTGCTACGACGAGGCCTTCCCCATCTCCCACATCCGCCTCTGGGTCCTGCAGATCATCTTCGTCTCCACGCCGTCGCTGGTGTACGTGGGGCACGCGGTGCACCACATCCGCATGGAGGAGAAGCGCAAGGAGCGCGCGGCCGAGGAGCTGTGCCAGGGGTCGCCCGGCAACGGCGGCGGCGAGAGGGCGCCCCCCCCAGCGGACCAGGGCAGCATCAAGaagggcagcagctgcagcaaaGGCGCCAAGAAGTTCCGGCTGGAGGGGACCGTGCTGAGGACCTACGTCTGCCACATCATCTTCAAGACCCTCTTTGAAGTGGGCTTCATCGTGGGCCACTACTTCCTGTACGGTTTCCGGATTCTACCTCTCTATCGCTGCAGCAGGTGGCCCTGCCCCAACGTGGTGGACTGCTTCGTGTCACGGCCCACCGAGAAAACCATCTTCATCCTGTTCATGCTGTCCATGGCCTCTGTGTCCCTCTTCCTCAATATTCTGGAGGTGAGTTACTTGGGCCTGAAGAGAATCCGATCTGCCTTCAAGAAGCCAGTGGAGCAGCCACTGGGGGAGATTCCTGAGAAGTCCCTCCACTCCATTGCTGTGTCCTCCATCCAGAAGGCCAAGGGCTACCAACTCCTCGAAGAAGAGAAAATCGTGTCCCATTATTTCCCTTTTACTGAGGTTGGGATGGCGGAGGCCAGCCCACTCTCTGCCAAGCCTTCCAGTCAGTTCGAGGAGAAGATGGGCACCAGTCCCCTAGGGGACTTGTCCAGGGCCTACCAAGAGACACTGCCTTCCTACGCTCAGGTGGGAGgccaggagggggaggaggaggggcagcctGCGGAGGCGGGAGCGGAACCAGAGGCgagagagaagaggcaggaggcagaCAGAGTGAGCACGGGAGGCCAGGAGCCCCTGGCCGTGCTGGAGGGGGAGAACGTGGAGACCCCCGAAGTGGGGAAGGAGGTTGAGAAAGAAGAGCTGACGCCTGAGAAGTTATCAAAGCAGGGGCTGCCGCCTGAGAAGGCGCCTTCACTGTGTCCGGAGCTGTCTGGGGATGACACCAGACCCCTGAGCAGGCTGAGCAAAGCCAGCAGCCGGGCCAGGTCAGACGATCTAACGGTATGA